A genomic segment from Cumulibacter soli encodes:
- the prfB gene encoding peptide chain release factor 2 has translation MVSADISAELTNLDSTLGNIEAVLDLDAKRARITELEREASAPDLWDDPDAAQAVTSKLSRLQSEVRGAEEIRQRLDDVGVLLELADAEDDADTRSEAASELAAVSAQIEDLEIRTLLSGEYDERDALITIRAEAGGVDAADWAEMLMRMYLRWTENKGYKSEVYETSYAEEAGIKSTTFVVHAPFAYGTLSVEQGTHRLVRISPFDNQGRRQTSFAGVEVVPVVEQSDEIDIPEDELRIDVYRSSGPGGQGVNTTDSAVRITHLPTGIVVSCQNERSQIQNRATAMVVLQAKLLEKQRQEEQAKIDALKGDGGNSWGNQMRSYVIHPYQMVKDLRTDFEVGNPQAVFDGDIDGFLQAGIKWRKERETAS, from the coding sequence ATTGTGTCTGCTGATATCTCCGCCGAGCTCACCAACCTAGACAGCACCCTGGGCAACATCGAAGCGGTGCTTGACCTCGACGCGAAGCGTGCCCGGATCACCGAACTTGAGCGCGAGGCCTCCGCACCAGACCTTTGGGACGACCCGGACGCGGCCCAGGCTGTAACCAGCAAACTGTCCCGGTTGCAGAGCGAGGTCCGCGGCGCCGAGGAGATCCGGCAACGCCTCGACGATGTGGGCGTGCTGCTTGAGCTCGCTGACGCCGAAGATGACGCGGACACCCGCTCGGAGGCTGCCAGCGAACTCGCCGCGGTGAGCGCCCAGATCGAGGATCTGGAAATTCGCACGCTGTTGTCCGGTGAGTACGACGAACGCGATGCGCTGATCACGATTCGTGCTGAAGCCGGTGGAGTGGACGCCGCTGACTGGGCCGAGATGCTGATGCGGATGTATCTGCGCTGGACCGAGAACAAGGGCTACAAGAGCGAGGTCTATGAAACGTCGTACGCGGAAGAAGCCGGCATTAAGTCGACCACTTTCGTCGTACACGCGCCTTTCGCCTACGGCACCCTATCGGTCGAGCAGGGCACACACCGGCTCGTGCGGATCTCGCCGTTCGACAACCAAGGACGCCGGCAGACTTCGTTCGCCGGTGTCGAAGTAGTCCCGGTGGTGGAACAGTCCGACGAGATCGACATTCCCGAAGACGAGTTGCGGATCGACGTGTATCGCTCCTCGGGACCCGGCGGGCAGGGCGTCAACACGACGGACTCAGCGGTGCGGATCACCCACCTACCGACCGGGATCGTCGTCTCCTGTCAGAACGAACGCTCACAGATCCAGAACCGCGCCACCGCGATGGTGGTGCTGCAAGCGAAGTTGCTGGAGAAGCAGCGGCAAGAGGAGCAGGCGAAGATCGACGCGCTCAAAGGCGACGGCGGCAACTCCTGGGGCAACCAGATGCGGTCCTACGTGATCCACCCCTACCAGATGGTCAAAGACCTGCGCACCGATTTCGAGGTCGGCAACCCACAGGCGGTTTTCGACGGCGATATCGACGGATTCCTGCAGGCGGGTATCAAGTGGCGCAAGGAACGCGAAACCGCCAGTTAG
- a CDS encoding GlxA family transcriptional regulator: protein MTHRIVVLALPPVIGFDLVIPSQVFGVANNVLDRKRYDVQIAALTADPVRSYHGYSIVPDAGIEALATADSIIVPGTRMPGPLREGNLPDDLRAGLGKAPTHARMISICTGAFVLAAAGLLDGRRATTHWAYADRFRRLYPRVDLQPNVLFTDDGSVLTSAGLSAGTDLCLHVVRQDCGADVANAVARFLVVPPWREGGQAQFIDRAVPQDASDSTAAVREWALQHLVEKLPVARLAQQAHMSPRTFARRFQEETGQTPALWLNQQRVRAAQRLLEATDLPIEVVAERSGLGTGASLRQHFRRTTGVGPATYRRTFRGTNAAG from the coding sequence ATGACGCATCGCATCGTCGTCCTCGCGCTCCCGCCGGTCATCGGCTTCGACCTGGTGATTCCCTCGCAGGTGTTTGGCGTCGCCAACAATGTGCTCGATCGGAAGCGGTACGACGTCCAGATCGCTGCGCTCACGGCTGACCCCGTCCGTAGCTACCACGGCTACAGCATTGTTCCCGATGCCGGCATCGAAGCGCTCGCGACCGCCGACTCGATTATCGTTCCCGGCACCCGGATGCCAGGCCCGCTGCGAGAGGGCAACCTGCCTGACGACCTGCGCGCCGGGCTGGGTAAGGCGCCGACGCACGCCCGAATGATCTCGATCTGTACCGGCGCGTTCGTACTTGCTGCGGCCGGGCTCCTCGATGGCCGCCGCGCGACGACCCATTGGGCGTACGCCGACCGGTTCCGGCGGCTCTACCCGCGGGTCGACCTACAGCCGAATGTGTTGTTCACCGACGACGGTTCTGTGCTGACCTCGGCAGGCTTGTCCGCAGGAACCGACCTGTGCCTGCACGTGGTGCGCCAAGACTGCGGCGCCGACGTGGCCAACGCCGTCGCGCGGTTCCTCGTCGTACCGCCTTGGCGCGAAGGTGGGCAGGCGCAGTTCATCGACCGCGCGGTCCCACAGGATGCCAGCGACAGCACAGCCGCGGTACGGGAGTGGGCGTTGCAGCATCTGGTCGAGAAACTCCCCGTCGCGCGGCTCGCCCAACAGGCGCACATGAGCCCCCGCACGTTCGCTCGCCGGTTCCAGGAGGAGACCGGGCAAACGCCTGCGTTATGGCTGAACCAACAGCGAGTGCGCGCCGCGCAACGCCTGCTCGAGGCGACCGACCTTCCGATCGAGGTCGTTGCCGAGCGTTCCGGACTCGGAACCGGCGCCTCGTTACGTCAGCACTTTCGCCGTACGACGGGGGTTGGTCCGGCCACTTACCGACGCACATTTCGCGGTACGAACGCCGCCGGTTGA
- a CDS encoding MFS transporter, with the protein MPSVTDTQLAPEVRKRPSWLPHRAWLIAAITFITLIGAAGFRSVPGVLMEPLNAEFGWSHGTIGLAVSINLLLFGLISPFAAALMDRIGIQRVVSAALLLVALGSGLTIMMDQVWQLMLLWGVLVGVGTGSMSMAFVATVASRWFIARRGLVTGVLTAAGAAGQLVFLPLIAYLSENYGWRVPSIGVAVLALAVIPLVLLWLHDHPHALGMEAYGASDTQPTPPRAAIAKGSAGRAVEVLRAAARRPVFWLLAGGFAICGASTNGLIGTHFVPAAHDHGMPATTAAGLLAIVGIFDIAGTIASGWLTDRVDPRVLLATYYALRGGSLLVLPALLGPDAAPPMWAFIIFYGLDWVATVPPTVVLCQRYFGMSGPIVFGWVFASHQIGAALAALGAGVIRDASGAYTLAFLISGGLCFFAAALSWAIRRPPAVPHEI; encoded by the coding sequence ATGCCTAGCGTGACCGATACCCAACTCGCTCCTGAGGTGCGCAAACGCCCGTCGTGGCTGCCGCACCGCGCGTGGCTCATCGCCGCGATCACGTTTATCACGCTGATCGGCGCAGCCGGCTTCCGCTCGGTCCCTGGCGTGCTGATGGAGCCGTTGAACGCCGAGTTCGGCTGGTCGCACGGCACGATCGGACTTGCCGTCTCGATCAATCTGCTGCTGTTCGGATTGATCTCACCGTTCGCGGCGGCGCTGATGGATCGCATCGGCATCCAGCGCGTGGTCTCCGCCGCCCTGCTGTTGGTCGCGCTCGGCAGCGGACTGACGATCATGATGGATCAAGTCTGGCAGCTGATGCTGCTGTGGGGCGTGCTTGTCGGAGTGGGCACAGGATCAATGTCGATGGCCTTCGTCGCCACGGTCGCCTCGCGGTGGTTCATCGCCCGACGCGGGCTGGTCACCGGCGTGCTGACCGCCGCCGGCGCGGCCGGTCAACTGGTGTTCCTGCCGTTGATCGCTTACCTATCGGAAAACTACGGCTGGCGGGTGCCGTCGATCGGCGTGGCGGTACTCGCGCTCGCGGTCATTCCGCTGGTGCTGCTGTGGCTACACGACCATCCGCACGCATTGGGTATGGAGGCCTACGGGGCGAGCGATACGCAGCCCACGCCGCCGCGTGCGGCGATCGCCAAGGGATCCGCCGGGCGCGCCGTGGAGGTATTGCGCGCAGCCGCACGCCGTCCGGTGTTCTGGCTGTTGGCCGGCGGATTCGCGATCTGCGGCGCCTCCACCAACGGTCTGATCGGCACGCACTTCGTGCCGGCCGCACACGACCACGGGATGCCGGCGACAACTGCGGCAGGCCTGCTGGCGATCGTCGGCATCTTCGACATTGCGGGCACGATCGCTTCCGGCTGGCTCACCGACCGCGTGGACCCGCGCGTACTGCTGGCGACGTACTACGCGCTGCGCGGCGGGTCATTGCTGGTGTTGCCTGCTCTGCTGGGTCCGGACGCCGCTCCCCCAATGTGGGCATTCATCATCTTCTACGGTCTCGACTGGGTCGCGACCGTGCCGCCGACCGTCGTGCTGTGCCAGCGATACTTCGGGATGAGCGGTCCGATCGTGTTCGGCTGGGTGTTCGCCTCGCACCAAATCGGTGCCGCGCTCGCTGCGCTCGGTGCGGGGGTAATCCGAGACGCCTCCGGCGCCTACACCTTGGCGTTCCTGATCAGCGGCGGGTTGTGCTTCTTCGCCGCAGCCTTATCGTGGGCGATCCGGCGGCCACCCGCCGTACCGCACGAGATCTAA
- a CDS encoding TerC family protein has product MDVPGWVWALTIAFIVLLLVFDFVFHVRVAHTPTLREAAIWSSIYVGIAVLFGVAVLIFGGNQMGAEYFAGYLTEKALSVDNLFVFLVIISSFRVPRADQQKVLLFGIVFALIARTGFILLGAALINQFAWIFYAFGLILLLTAGNMLKKNEGEDDEIDNFIIRVARKLFRTSEKYDGDRLFTIENGVKVMTPMLLVMVAIGGTDILFAFDSIPAIYGLTTNVFLVFTATAFSLLGLRQLYFLIDGLLDRLIYLAYGLAAILAFIGVKLILHALHENNLPFINDGEKVPVIEVGIELSLTVIIGILVITIAASLLSPKGKAQTATHNLRRMAVQYLDADYETDPELRERHYQRMLSHEAYLRSLRKELRVRARDDEELASLVGRAHAEHDQPRPPTGPPAE; this is encoded by the coding sequence ATGGACGTACCCGGCTGGGTATGGGCACTGACAATCGCGTTCATTGTTCTGTTGTTGGTGTTCGATTTCGTCTTTCACGTGCGGGTCGCCCACACCCCGACCCTGCGTGAAGCAGCGATCTGGTCGTCGATTTACGTCGGCATCGCCGTACTCTTCGGCGTCGCCGTCCTGATCTTCGGCGGAAACCAGATGGGGGCGGAATACTTCGCCGGTTACCTCACGGAAAAGGCCCTGTCGGTCGACAACCTATTCGTGTTCTTGGTCATCATCTCGTCGTTCCGGGTGCCACGTGCCGACCAACAGAAGGTACTGCTGTTCGGCATCGTGTTCGCACTGATCGCTCGCACCGGGTTCATCCTGCTCGGTGCGGCGCTGATCAACCAGTTCGCCTGGATCTTCTACGCGTTCGGCCTGATCCTGCTGCTCACGGCGGGGAACATGCTCAAGAAGAACGAGGGCGAAGACGACGAGATCGACAACTTCATCATCCGGGTCGCGCGCAAACTCTTCCGCACCTCCGAGAAGTACGACGGCGACCGGCTGTTCACGATCGAGAACGGCGTCAAGGTGATGACGCCAATGCTGCTGGTGATGGTGGCGATCGGCGGCACCGACATCCTGTTCGCGTTCGATTCGATCCCGGCAATCTACGGGCTGACGACCAACGTGTTCCTGGTCTTCACGGCGACCGCGTTCTCGCTGCTTGGTCTGCGGCAACTGTACTTCCTGATCGACGGGCTACTCGACCGGCTGATCTACCTGGCGTACGGACTCGCGGCGATCTTGGCGTTCATCGGAGTCAAACTCATCCTGCACGCGTTGCACGAGAACAACTTGCCGTTCATCAACGATGGCGAAAAGGTGCCGGTCATTGAGGTCGGCATCGAACTGTCGCTCACAGTCATCATCGGCATCCTGGTGATCACCATTGCGGCGTCCTTGCTGAGTCCTAAGGGCAAGGCGCAGACGGCGACCCACAACCTGCGGAGGATGGCCGTCCAGTACCTCGATGCCGATTACGAGACCGACCCTGAGCTGCGTGAGCGGCACTACCAGCGGATGCTCTCGCACGAGGCGTATCTGCGCTCGCTGCGCAAAGAATTGCGGGTGCGGGCTCGCGACGACGAGGAGTTAGCCAGTTTGGTCGGTCGTGCGCACGCCGAGCACGACCAACCGCGACCGCCCACTGGGCCGCCCGCAGAGTGA
- a CDS encoding acyl-CoA dehydrogenase family protein → MSARFPHLQTNADLRDAVRALCAKFPPEYWEQRDGAHEFPEEFFRAFADAGFMGVLVPEEYGGDGGQLADMCAILEEIAYSGAAMNGCSTVHIPMLSLAAISAFGTEAQKREVLPAIAGGQQYVTFGVTEPDAGTQTTKIRTSAREASSGQYLINGGKVWNSGALRGDKIMVLTRTSTPGREENQSLGLTLFLTDLRADTIKIQPISKIARNAVASAEVFFEDHPVSEDDIVGEKGRGFYHLLHSLNSERLMLASESLGMGRWALDAATTYAKERVVFDRQIGKNQAVAHPLADSFLKLVSAANVLYDGAAQYAEKGAGEVGTMANAAKYLASEAAFECADRAMQTFGGYSFAREYHIGRFFLESRLMRIAPVNNQMVLNYIAERELGLPRSY, encoded by the coding sequence GTGAGCGCGCGGTTCCCGCATCTGCAGACCAATGCCGACTTGAGGGACGCCGTACGCGCGCTGTGCGCGAAGTTCCCGCCGGAGTACTGGGAACAGCGCGACGGCGCGCACGAGTTCCCCGAGGAGTTCTTCCGCGCCTTCGCCGACGCCGGATTCATGGGTGTGCTCGTACCCGAGGAGTACGGCGGTGACGGCGGTCAACTGGCGGACATGTGCGCGATTCTCGAGGAAATCGCGTATTCCGGCGCAGCGATGAACGGCTGCTCCACGGTGCACATTCCGATGCTCAGTCTGGCGGCGATCTCCGCGTTCGGCACCGAAGCGCAAAAACGCGAGGTGCTCCCAGCGATCGCCGGCGGCCAGCAGTACGTCACGTTCGGCGTGACCGAACCGGACGCGGGAACCCAGACCACGAAGATCCGCACGTCCGCGCGCGAGGCCTCGTCGGGGCAGTACCTGATCAACGGCGGCAAAGTGTGGAACTCAGGTGCGCTCCGCGGCGACAAGATCATGGTGCTGACCCGCACGTCGACCCCGGGGCGCGAGGAGAACCAGTCGTTGGGTCTCACGCTCTTCCTCACCGACTTGCGGGCCGACACGATCAAGATCCAGCCGATCAGCAAGATCGCCCGCAATGCAGTCGCCTCGGCCGAGGTCTTTTTTGAGGACCATCCGGTCAGCGAGGACGACATCGTGGGGGAGAAGGGCCGCGGGTTCTATCACCTGCTGCACAGCCTGAACTCCGAGCGGTTGATGCTCGCCAGCGAGTCGCTTGGTATGGGGCGGTGGGCCTTGGACGCGGCAACGACGTACGCGAAGGAACGGGTGGTCTTCGATCGTCAGATCGGCAAGAACCAGGCGGTCGCACATCCGCTCGCCGACTCCTTCCTGAAACTTGTTTCGGCGGCGAACGTGCTGTACGACGGCGCCGCGCAGTACGCCGAGAAGGGCGCCGGTGAGGTCGGCACCATGGCCAATGCGGCCAAGTATCTCGCCAGCGAAGCTGCGTTTGAGTGCGCCGATCGGGCAATGCAGACCTTCGGCGGCTACAGCTTCGCTCGGGAGTACCACATCGGACGGTTTTTCCTGGAATCGCGACTGATGCGGATCGCGCCGGTGAACAACCAGATGGTGCTGAACTACATCGCCGAGCGTGAACTCGGTCTGCCGCGGTCGTACTAG
- a CDS encoding CsbD family protein, translated as MSIGDKFKAKKDQILGGAKEKVGDATGDQSTQAEGAAQQSKGDLREGVENLKDKAADAVSDVKDRLTGDGKN; from the coding sequence ATGTCGATCGGTGACAAGTTCAAGGCAAAGAAGGATCAGATCCTCGGTGGCGCCAAGGAGAAGGTCGGCGACGCGACAGGTGACCAGTCGACCCAGGCTGAGGGCGCGGCACAGCAGAGTAAGGGTGACCTGCGCGAGGGCGTCGAAAACCTCAAGGACAAGGCGGCGGACGCGGTGAGCGACGTCAAGGACCGGCTGACCGGCGACGGAAAGAACTAG